In a single window of the Callithrix jacchus isolate 240 chromosome 1, calJac240_pri, whole genome shotgun sequence genome:
- the QRFP gene encoding orexigenic neuropeptide QRFP has product MVRPYPLAYLLLLQLGTCFPLLDRREPTDDMDGIGAGGSWANLAKGPQPHFVWGSSQWLRVSWPQALLIMAKGLQMSGREHASHRFHFRRQDQGSEATSFLPAEGEKASDPLGNLAEELNGYSRKKGGFSFRFGRR; this is encoded by the coding sequence ATGGTAAGGCCTTACCCCCTGGCCTACCTCCTTCTCCTGCAGCTCGGCACCTGCTTTCCTCTACTGGACAGAAGAGAGCCCACAGACGACATGGATGGCATCGGAGCTGGAGGGAGCTGGGCCAACCTGGCTAAGGGGCCCCAACCCCACTTCGTGTGGGGCTCCTCTCAGTGGCTGAGAGTGTCATGGCCACAGGCCCTGCTCATCATGGCCAAGGGGCTGCAGATGTCGGGCAGAGAGCATGCCAGCCACAGATTCCACTTCAGGAGGCAGGACCAAGGCAGTGAGGCCACCAGCTTCCTCCCTGCTGAGGGGGAGAAGGCCAGTGACCCGTTAGGGAACCTGGCTGAGGAGCTCAATGGCTACAGCAGGAAGAAGGGCGGCTTCAGCTTTCGCTTCGGTCGGCGGTGA